Below is a window of Desulfobacterales bacterium DNA.
AGTCTGTCCGGCCGGACGTGAAGTCTTTGCCTGAAAAATTCGGCATGGGCGGGCGTATCTGCTACCACCACATCTGCCATTGCAAAAAGAGCGCTCTCAGACAGCCGTTTTTTTTCGGCCGCTTTTGATGCCGGCGGCCATTTGTTCCTTTCAAAAACTTCTTTTTCATAGGCCGATATGAGCGGGTCCACCACCAGCGGAACCTGCCACCTCCGGGCCCATATCGCCGCACAAAGTATATCCCGCTGGCGAAAACAGGGGATCCAGACAAGGTCCGGACGCTTGAGACCATGAAAAAAGGCTTCGATCCCGCCGGTTTGGCTGGCCAGTGGGTGAAAAAAACGGATCTCCCATCCCAGTTCGTCAAACAGCCTGCGCAGGATGCGGTTTCGTGAATAATCAGGGTCGCAGCGGCCCCACCAGAGAACTTCCGGCATTACTATCCTTTCCCCTTCGGCAATAAACTACAGCGCCTGTTCGGCCTTTATTTTAAGGTAAACCCCCTCCGGACCGATGTTCCGGAGACAGGCATGCGCTTTTGCGGGAGGGCAACGGCCCAGAAAACAAGGGCTGCAATCCACCGGAGACGTCAGTACCCTTTGGGGTTGCCCGACCGCATGGCTCCGAAACCAGTTGGTGGGGCCGAAAAAGGCGTATACCGGCAAACCGGACAGCGCCAGGATATGCATCGGTCCGGAATCATTGGTTACGGCGAACGCCGCGGCCCTGCCCAGTTCATACAGCTGAAGGATACTGAATCGGCCGGTGGCATCCATACCGACCTCCCGGGCCAATCCGCTGTTGATCTCTCTGTCCGCATCGCCGCCAATCCACACGCAACGCCGCCCCGACGCCTCCAACCGGCGCGCCAGCTCCAAAAAGTATTCCGCCGGCCAGCGTTTTGACGGCCAGTCGCTGCTGCTGCCGGCATGCATCAACGCAAAACTTCCGTCGGCAAGCCCCTGTTCCGTTTTCCAGCGGACAACCCGGGTGATATCGTCCGGAGACGGATATAAGACCGCCTCGGGTCGGGCCGGTTCCAGGCCGGCCGCTGCAATGGTTTCATTTAACCGGTCGAAAACATGCTGGGGGGTATCCTGCCTATAAAAATCTTCCGGATGAAAATGATATATCCTTAAGGGCTGCGTCCCAACCCGCCAGGGAGATTTTGAAAACCTCACCAGGAGCCGGCTCGTCCGGTTCCCCTGCAAATCGTAAATACCGTCAAAA
It encodes the following:
- a CDS encoding glycosyltransferase, whose protein sequence is MPEVLWWGRCDPDYSRNRILRRLFDELGWEIRFFHPLASQTGGIEAFFHGLKRPDLVWIPCFRQRDILCAAIWARRWQVPLVVDPLISAYEKEVFERNKWPPASKAAEKKRLSESALFAMADVVVADTPAHAEFFRQRLHVRPDRL
- a CDS encoding glycosyltransferase family 9 protein codes for the protein MKKILIIKMSALGDVLMALPHVDSILAQHRDDDVWLLTGPAFRELFVNHPRLKVIALDRRKGIGAESTYGRALWVRKQAFDGIYDLQGNRTSRLLVRFSKSPWRVGTQPLRIYHFHPEDFYRQDTPQHVFDRLNETIAAAGLEPARPEAVLYPSPDDITRVVRWKTEQGLADGSFALMHAGSSSDWPSKRWPAEYFLELARRLEASGRRCVWIGGDADREINSGLAREVGMDATGRFSILQLYELGRAAAFAVTNDSGPMHILALSGLPVYAFFGPTNWFRSHAVGQPQRVLTSPVDCSPCFLGRCPPAKAHACLRNIGPEGVYLKIKAEQAL